In the Ignavibacteria bacterium genome, ATCCAAACTTGTAAACATCATTCGTAAGTAGAACGATATCAGTGCAGCAATTTACGCTGCCTTACCATAGGCTGTTTTCGGTGTAAGGCTGAACCCACAGCTACGTTCGAGGAGTGTGATCACATCCACACGTCTCGTCTTATCCGCTTGTGGCATCAGGAATACGTCGAAACGCATTTGATCATAGCTACCGGCAGCATCGGCCCATTGCGAGAACTTCTCGTGAAGTGCCAGATCGCGTGCACCCGGGATCGTATCGCAGTCGAATGCATCGACCAGTTCATATTGGCCGGACTCGCCCTTACGGAGGATCCCTACCACTCCGGGTACATCATATGATCTCCAATCGTCGAGACCAACTGGCATCAGGAAATGCATGCAATTTTGGACAGGCATTGCGTGTAACATGGTGTTCTTCCTTGAGTTCAGAATTTCATTGGTCGAATTCAGGTAGCTACCGAGAAGCTTAGTTCTCTTCGCCGCGATCGATCGAGTACGGGTGTTGACGGTTCGTTTTCATGATATATCCTTTTGTTTTCGTGTTTGGGTTCGTGTTTGTGTTCGAGTTAGCACTCAGTCTTCAGCACGGTCGATCTGCGCACGCTGTGGAGCAAGGGCGTTGAGTTCATCTTGATTGTCGTAGTAATACTTGACAGTCGTTTGGTTGTTCTGGAGAAGGAATTGGGCGTCTGCTTGATTGATACCAGCATCTTCATAGCTGACGAGACCGAAGAAGCACATGATGGCGATGAGGAGTTCCATGGGGTTGACTTTCGTTTGTGTTGTTGTAATTGGTTTGGGTTGAGTTGGACCGGCTGCTTAGTTCTCTTCGCCGCGGTCGATCGAGTATGGGTGTTGACGTGTTGTACGCATGGTATTCTCGCTTGGTTTTGTGTTTGAAATTTGGGTTTTAGTTCTCTTCGCCGCGGTCGATCGAGTATGGGTGTTGACGTGTTGTACGCATGATGTTCTCGCTTGGTTTTGTGTTCAAAGTGGTTGTAGATCTTTAGTCTTCGGCGCGGTCAATGTTGACACGTTGCGGCAGAGCATAGAGCGAATCAGGATTGTCGTAGTAGTACCTTACCGTCGACTGATTGTCCTGCAAGAGCAGATTGGCATCGGCTGACGAGATACCGGCATCTTCGTAGCTAACGAGGCCGAAGAAGCACATGATGGCAATGAGTAGTTCCATGGGGGTGACCCTTGTGTTGATTTGAACAGATGATGTTTGTAGTTGCGTGTCATTGAATTCTCCTGTGAAGTACATGTCTGACGATCCAGCCCAACCAAGCAGAACACCACCAACCATGTGAGGTTGGACCATGCTCGGCCAAGTCAGTCAAAGTCCGATCACGAATGATCAAACCATGCTCGGTCAGATATAGACGACCCGACCAATCTTATGGTCAGAGCGCTACGTATGTTCCATTACGACACCCATAGAACATGGGCGCCGCAACAGAGAACGCGGAACCGGTTTTAGCCGATCCGTTGTCTGTGATGCGAAGATGGTACAGGCGTCCCCTCTTCTCTGTTACAAATAAAAGGGAATTGTTACAGGTTATTATTGGCAATACTGTATATTCGTCCTGAGGAACAAGTCCTATCACTACAGCACTTTACGTGTTTTCGCCATGGAAATTCTTAAAGAAATCCTGCGAATTGTTACAACGAAGTCCGATAAGGCCAAGGTCTTTCCCGAACTGATCGAGGATGATGAGGCATCAACCTCTCTTGCCGGGCGGTTCCTCAATGGAATGGCCAATGACTCGTACACCACGGACGAAGAAGCTGCACGGGACCTTTACGGAACCGGGGCCAGTGACCAACGCTATCGAACGCTGAAATCGCGCACGTATGAGCGCCTCATGCACTCAGTGCTCTTCCTCCAGGTGAAACAGCCCGAACATTCGGAATATCTCAGCTACTACTACAAATGCATGCGCAATCAGATCGGTGCCCAAACGCTGATGCGTTTTGCCTCACGTCGTGCCGGCTATGCCATTGCCCTCAAGACCCTTACAATAGCCCAGAAGTATGAGTTCACAGATATCTGCGTCTCCCTTGCGGTGCTGTTGCGCGAATCTGCCGCTGTTTGGAACAAGCGGACAACATTCCTTCATCACCATCGGGAGGTGGTGAAGCATCTGGGTGCGCTGAAATGTGAATATGATGCCGACTTCCTGCTCGACCATATCAAGATGGAAATGACGGTAACAAGCCGCAAGCGCTCATACTTGATCGATCTCCACAAGGACGCGATGATCAAGGTTGAGTCGATGCGAAAGGAACACAACACCCATGGTCTTCGACTCAGTAGTATCCGCGCAGCAGTGAACTACTATGACTTCGTTGAGGACTTTGCCGGGGTGATCAAGGAATGCGACCGTGCCATCGAGTATCTGAACTCCGTTCCCCACCTTTCACAGAGGGCACGCCACGGCGAGTTCATGCTTCAGAAGATGTCTGCTGCCCTTTACCTGCGCCGATATGACGAAGCATTTACCCTTGCAGACAAGTGTATCGATTCGTTCACTGTTGCCGGAAACAACTGGTATTTCGCTTCTGACCTTGCATTTGTGGCAGCGATCAATATTCAGGATTATGACAAAGCAGAGCTCCTCTATACCAGAGCAACAACCCACCGTAAGTACAACATGCTGTCCGAGAATACTCGCGAACGCTGGATCATCTACGGTGCATATCTCCTCTTAGCAGAACAACTCGGGTTGTATTCTCCACAACAAAGTCGAGCCAAAACCTTCCGTCTCTCCACATACTTGAATTCGCTTCCTGAGGAATCGAAGTCTAAGAAGGTCTATAACGTACTCATTATTGTCTCCCATGTATTCTATCTCATGATCAATGGTGACTATGACACTGCGGAAAAACGTATCGACTATCTCCGGGTATACTCCTCACGCTATCTGAAGGAAAAACACTTCAATCGCGTGCGGATCTTCCTGCGCCTGATCCAAAGTTTCCCTAAACATTCGTTCATTCCATCAGAGATCCGCAAACACACAAAGGATATCTATGATGAACTTATTGCCTCCTCGCATGATCCTATGCCATCCGAAACGAACGAACTCATTCCATTTGAGGTGATGTTCGAATCTCTTCTAAAAACTGTAGAAAGATCAGAATCGTAACCCCGTAACCTTGTAACCCCGTAACCCTGTAACCTTGTAACTCTGTAACTCTCTAGCGAAAAGACTCTACATTTTGTATATTGTCCACACGTTTCCACATATGAATACGGCAGCACCATGCAAACCAAGATCCAACTCGGCACGCGCCACCGCCAGATCCGTGAATCAGTCCTTCAGATGTCCGTTGCTGATTATGCGAAGCATATGCAGGTAAAGGTTCCTACGGTCTATTCCTGGGAATCTGGTCGTACCTCCGTGCCGCAGGACGTCCTAGCGATCCTCGAAAAGCGTTATGGTATCTCATCAGGATGGCTTCTTACCGGTACCGGCTCCCCAACACTCGGCACGTCCGGTCCGGATCACCATTCAGAACCGAACGTTGCAAAGACTGCTCTTGACCGTCTTGAAGATCAGGTACAGGCCATTCGCTCCGTTATCGCCGAACTCAAGTCTCAATCCCCCCTAGTAGTAGCACCTGCCAGATCTGCAAAGGGGGCTCGCGGACCACGTATTCCAATGCTGTCTCTCGGAGTGAGTGCCGGATCTCCAACGGCCTCCGATGATACCATCGAACGTGAGATCGACCTTGCAGAAATGCTCTTGGAACATCCGGAAAGCACGTATTTCATACGAGTCGTAGGTGATTCCATGACCGATGCCGGGATCAGCGACGGAGACACGTTGATCGTGGATTGTGCTATACAGCCGCGCTCCGGCCAGATCGTGATCGCCAAGGTCTACGGAGAACTCACCGTCAAGCGCTACATCAAGGCTGAGGGACGGCCTGTACTGCGCGCTGAAAACCGTCGCTATAAGGACATCGCTATCACTGCCGATATGGACTTCACGATCGTTGGCGTGGTCCGCAGCTGTATCAAGAAACTCTAAAACTTATCCCCCGCCCCTTATCTGCATTGTCAATTCCTTTGACATTTCGTAGAATCGCAGATGATTCTCTGCGTTGTTATAGAAGGGGCTCTCTCATCCGCCCGGTGGGATGCTGTTGTTGAACGAGTTCACAACTGCACTCCCCTGATCGTTGTGGCTCGGCACGGCAGACTCTTTGCCGGGATAGATGATCTTGATGGACTGCGTTCTCTTGTGCGCAGAACCAAGGCACTGGCGGCTTTGGCCCCGGACAGAACAAGTGCCCTCCTTTGTGCACTCAATGGAACGGCCGGACGATTGGATGCGCACGCTGATGCGAAGCACGTACCGATCGGCGTTCTCATGCGGCTTCCTGAACTCGTGATGGATGAACGCGACGCTGAACGTTTGCGACTCTTTGGGATCCGCACCATAGGCGATCTGCAGATACTGGAAGAACGCCATCTTCGAGTACAGTTTGGCACTTCCGGCAGCAAACTCCACGCCTTCTTAGGACAAGAATTCCCTCCCCTGCCACTCTATGTTCCGCCCCCTGACATCATCTCTCGGGAACGATTCGAGGACGTGCAATGTGAACCGGGTGTCCTTGAGTCAGCCTTGCTCGAATGTTGTGTACGTGCCTTGGCTGAACTAATACCGAGACTCTGCTGGCGCGTAGAACTGGCAGTACTTGATAAGGCAGATGAGACGTGTGCGCAGCGCAGCCGTGTCCTGCGTGAGGGGGCAACGACACTCGATACTATCATGGTTCACGCACGATCTATGCTGAGAGAGCTTCAAGGCCCCACGCGTTTGTGGTGGGGGCTCCGATTGCGCTTGGCTTCATTGACTCTTCCAACAGCTATCCAGACGCAGTTATTCGTTGAGCGCAAGACCACAGCGGATGTCTCCTTGGCGATGATGCCACGGTTCTCAGCAGTGATGAAACGTGTAGAGATCTTGGATCCATGGTCTATCGTACCGGAGTCCTACGCACGGATCATAGGCTATATGCCGGATCGAGCAGGGAATGTATGAAGCTGCTTCTCGAACCTATCGATGTCGGGTGCCGGAACAAGACGCCCTACGTGGTATGCTGGCGTGGAGGCGCATATGACGTAGAACGGGTGCTTGATACATGGTCGAGCAGAGGCCCGTGGTGGGGTAAGGATGAGCTGCGAGATTACATCCTATTGGAGACTACATCGGGCGTAATGGAGGTCTACCGAAGTGACCAACAAGGTTGGGTTCTATCGAGAATGTTCGACTAAAATGAATGATAAATACCGTAGATGAATAC is a window encoding:
- the umuD gene encoding translesion error-prone DNA polymerase V autoproteolytic subunit, giving the protein MQTKIQLGTRHRQIRESVLQMSVADYAKHMQVKVPTVYSWESGRTSVPQDVLAILEKRYGISSGWLLTGTGSPTLGTSGPDHHSEPNVAKTALDRLEDQVQAIRSVIAELKSQSPLVVAPARSAKGARGPRIPMLSLGVSAGSPTASDDTIEREIDLAEMLLEHPESTYFIRVVGDSMTDAGISDGDTLIVDCAIQPRSGQIVIAKVYGELTVKRYIKAEGRPVLRAENRRYKDIAITADMDFTIVGVVRSCIKKL